The following are encoded in a window of Suncus etruscus isolate mSunEtr1 chromosome 16, mSunEtr1.pri.cur, whole genome shotgun sequence genomic DNA:
- the LOC126032168 gene encoding endogenous retrovirus group K member 6 Gag polyprotein-like — MPSLTPWWALSLHAATLNQPLPQVGGPPPGVASGAQTWGSSYRPPVGRQRKRVRSLSPKTPVCPWFVVTCPKIALSTWEQIGEELDEHFLTHGSKADQKTISQYWNLLKSIIVRADVDSKSRDILQKAQSHLQIASHECSQACSRSSSFVNLSVSNPDKSSESTPSLSDKMNKIRSEVRSLTSSIYPSSRAVATAPPEEPLDPADAQNLENAAATYQHATYPPLSEPPPYNSSMPDPPQSLHPPFPNSKLFHKDNPLQDLKEIVTLEQRLSKLLTKNNLALQFPVLDGRGEEEEPPRPAPTPQPSKLPRPRTRQQARQNPDPDAIEEEPAAAEAAAAPAPNSSSIEENETHLLNQLRQYKALNKKDLHELFKAVNTYGTSAPYTLSCLEAMGGGGLVLPFEWKEIVKTALKQELYLLWEVEFTNRCKEIAGTLAALQAWKSLPRAGASTAPLAKITQESDEPYHSFISRLLEAVERILGVSATDTDNALVKQLAFENANPACKSILRGNLRGKSLHDMISLCRDADPFVHKVTKALVAFQGQNKGKTCFQCGKPGHFASHCPQKQAPAMQTGTTNPRPSLCPRCRRGRHWAAVCRSNTDIDGNPLPPVQGNGQRGQPRTPAYTNFQPASGNSRPNNQSVAQQSQPNQFAALSQTLPQQVPCTQPLVPRSMLPPQQPPLSGPPQAAQDWTSAPPPQGY, encoded by the exons ATGCCCTCTTTAACACCTTGGTGGGCCCTCAGTTTACATGCAG CGACCCTTAACCAACCACTCCCGCAGGTCGGGGGTCCCCCTCCGGGGGTCGCAAGTGGCGCCCAGACGTGGGGCTCGAGTTACAGACCACCGGTCGGACGGCAGAGGAAACGAGTCCGGAGCTTGTCCCCTAAGACGCCAG TGTGCCCGTGGTTTGTAGTTACCTGTCCTAAAATTGCCCTAAGCACTTGGGAACAAATTGGTGAAGAATTAGATGAACACTTTCTTACTCATGGAAGCAAAGCTGACCAAAAAACCATTAGTCAATATTGGAATCTCTTAAAAAGTATAATAGTAAGGGCAGATGTTGATTCCAAAAGCAGAGACATccttcaaaaggcacagagtcaTCTGCAAATTGCCTCCCACGAGTGTTCTCAGGCTTGCTCGAGGTCCAGTTCTTTTGTCAATCTGTCTGTTAGCAACCCTGACAAATCCTCCGAGTCAACCCCATCTTTGTctgataaaatgaacaaaatccgGTCAGAAGTCCGGTCCCTTACTTCAAGTATTTACCCATCCTCTCGTGCAGTGGCTACTGCCCCTCCTGAAGAGCCCCTAGACCCTGCTGATGCACAAAATCTAGAAAATGCAGCTGCTACTTATCAGCATGCTACTTACCCTCCTCTCTCTGAGCCACCTCCCTACAATTCCTCTATGCCAGACCCCCCTCAATCTCTTCATCCACCCTTTCCAAACTCAAAACTTTTCCATAAAGATAACCCCCTGCaagatttaaaagaaattgtAACCCTTGAACAGCGCCTCTCTAAGCTTCTAACTAAAAATAACCTTGCTCTGCAATTTCCCGTTCTggatgggagaggggaagaagaggagccCCCTCGTCCAGCTCCCACTCCTCAACCTAGTAAGCTCCCCCGCCCCCGAACCAGGCAACAAGCTAGACAAAACCCTGACCCCGATGCTATTGAGGAAGAGCCTGCTGCTGCTGAAGCTGCAGCTGCACCTGCCCCTAACAGTTCCTCAATTGAAGAAAATGAAACTCATCTCTTAAACCAGCTTAGACAATATAAAGCCCTTAATAAAAAGGATTTGCATGAACTATTTAAAGCTGTAAACACCTACGGCACGTCTGCCCCCTATACCCTTTCTTGCTTAGAGGCTATGGGTGGTGGAGGTCTTGTCCTGCCATTTGAATGGAAAGAAATTGTTAAAACTGCCCTTAAACAAGAATTATACCTCCTTTGGGAAGTAGAATTTACTAATCGCTGCAAAGAAATTGCAGGCA CCTTAGCTGCCCTTCAGGCATGGAAGTCCCTGCCCCGTGCCGGTGCCTCCACGGCTCCACTGGCAAAAATTACTCAAGAATCAGATGAGCCCTATCATAGTTTTATTTCTCGGCTCCTAGAAGCAGTAGAAAGAATTTTGGGAGTATCTGCCACAGACACTGATAATGCCCTAGTAAAACAACTTGCCTTTGAAAATGCAAACCCTGCTTGCAAAAGCATCCTTCGTGGCAACCTTAGGGGGAAGTCCCTGCATGATATGATTTCATTATGTCGAGATGCTGATCCTTTTGTCCATAAAGTCACCAAGGCTCTAGTAGCCTTTCAAggccaaaataaaggaaaaacttgCTTCCAATGTGGGAAACCTGGCCATTTTGCCTCCCACTGCCCTCAAAAGCAAGCTCCAGCCATGCAAACAGGCACTACTAACCCTCGCCCATCCCTCTGCCCTCGATGCCGTCGAGGCAGACATTGGGCAGCTGTTTGCCGTTCCAACACTGACATTGATGGCAACCCCCTGCCTCCGGTTCAGGGAAACGGGCAGCGGGGTCAGCCCCGGACCCCAGCTTATACCAACTTCCAGCCGGCCTCGGGGAACAGCCGGCCCAACAACCAGTCAGTTGCCCAGCAATCTCAGCCAAACCAGTTTGCAGCCCTCTCTCAAACCCTGCCCCAACAGGTGCCATGCACTCAACCTCTGGTCCCTCGCAGTATGTTGCCCCCTCAGCAACCTCCCTTGTCAGGGCCACCCCAGGCAGCGCAGGACTGGACCTCGGCGCCTCCTCCCCAAGGATATTAA